From a single Phragmites australis chromosome 7, lpPhrAust1.1, whole genome shotgun sequence genomic region:
- the LOC133925175 gene encoding uncharacterized protein LOC133925175, which translates to MAFSSFSWPFRRRGSGGRGGGASKSAAAPEEDEELGVTPQLLDFLRTLSPDAFKSAALQLQGGSAEAAAGDLTSWQERHAMLVLSKAKELAKIRYDLCPRHMKDKQFWRVYFLLAKSYISPYELRAIQKEKLRRMETENSKSKEVITVEVEMQESKGSSLSNIRS; encoded by the exons ATGGCCTTCTCCTCTTTCTCGTGGCCGTTTCGCCGCCGGGGTAGCGGCGGCAGGGGTGGCGGCGCAAGCAaatccgccgccgcgcccgaggaggacgaggagctgGGCGTGACCCCGCAGCTCCTGGACTTCCTCCGGACTCTCTCCCCCGACGCCTTCAAGTCCGCCGCCCTCCAGCTCCAAG GAGGCTCCGCGGAGGCGGCCGCCGGCGACCTCACCAGCTGGCAGGAGCGGCATGCCATGCTCGTGCTATCCAAAGCCAAG GAACTCGCCAAGATCCGGTACGATCTATGCCCTCGCCACATGAAGGATAAGCAGTTCTGGAGGGTATACTTCCTGCTCGCCAAGAGTTATATCTCTCC GTACGAGCTACGTGCCATACAGAAAGAAAAGCTAAGAAGGATGGAGACGGAAAATAGCAAGTCAAAAGAAGTTATTACTGTTGAGGTGGAGATGCAGGAATCAAAAGGCAGTAGTCTCTCAAACATCAGAAGTTGA
- the LOC133925174 gene encoding uncharacterized protein LOC133925174, producing MRKLAFHEQKLLKKTNFLEFKHGKGHREGNVTQRYRLVERDDYKKYNGICLMVQKQVNIIKQMDPRDPFRIETTDMLLDKLYNMGVISTKKSLLKCEKLSVSSFCRRRLATVMMKLKMAEHHKEAVTYIEQGHVRVGPEVVTDPAFLVTRNMEDFITWVDSSKIKKRVMEYNDALDDYDAMA from the exons ATGAGGAAGCTCGCCTTCCACGAGCAGAAGCTCCTCAAGAAGACCAACTTCTTGGAGTTCAAGCATGGGAAGGGCCACCGTGAGGGCAACGTCACGCAGCGTTACCGCCTCGTCGAGAGGGACGACTACAAGAA GTATAATGGGATATGCCTAATGGTGCAGAAGCAAGTGAACATCATCAAGCAGATGGACCCGAGAGACCCTTTCAGGATCGAGACGACGGACATGCTGCTCGATAAGTT GTATAATATGGGTGTAATTTCAACAAAAAAGAGCTTGTTAAAATGTGAGAAACTTTCAGTGAGCTCCTTCTGCAG GCGAAGACTTGCAACAGTTATGATGAAGCTTAAGATGGCAGAGCACCACAAAGAGGCTGTGACATACATCGAACAGGGCCATGTGCGTGTAGGCCCAGAGGTGGTCACCGATCCTGCCTTCCTTGTAACCAGGAACATGGAGGACTTCATCACCTGGGTGGATTCCTCAAAGATCAAGAAAAGAGTCATGGAGTACAATGATGCATTGGATGATTATGATGCCATGGCTTGA
- the LOC133923699 gene encoding indole-3-acetic acid-induced protein ARG7-like: protein MAKCSSKIRYIVWLRQTMRRWRSRAAARAAVAAGESVVPAGHVAVCVGGASRRFVVRAAHLNHPVFRELLRQAEEEYGFPSGACSGPIALPCDEGLFEHVLRYLSSPSKASRSVTLEDIKSGALSCCCAAAGEALPLLHGIPADKAVW, encoded by the coding sequence ATGGCCAAATGCAGCAGCAAGATCCGCTACATCGTCTGGCTCCGGCAGACGATGCGGCGGTGGCGGTCCcgcgccgcggcgcgcgcggcggtggcggcagggGAGTCGGTGGTTCCGGCGGGGCATGTGGCGGTGTGCGTCGGCGGCGCGTCGCGGCGGTTCGTGGTGCGGGCGGCACACCTTAACCACCCGGTGTTCCGGGAGCTGCTCCggcaggcggaggaggagtaCGGCTTCCCCTCCGGCGCCTGCAGCGGCCCCATCGCGCTCCCCTGCGACGAGGGGCTCTTCGAGCACGTCCTCCGCTACCTCTCCTCCCCGTCCAAGGCGTCCCGGTCCGTGACCCTGGAAGACATCAAGAGCGGCGCGCTCTCCTGctgctgcgccgccgccggcgaggcgctCCCGCTCCTCCACGGCATCCCCGCCGACAAGGCGGTGTGGTGA